From the Macaca nemestrina isolate mMacNem1 chromosome 7, mMacNem.hap1, whole genome shotgun sequence genome, one window contains:
- the LOC105497424 gene encoding gamma-tubulin complex component 5 isoform X6: protein MEGEEMDIGPYMDTPNWSEESEEENDQLPLSREDSGIQVDRTPLEEQDQNRKLDPCISWKADEPDDRSWLEHHVVHQYWTARPSQFPHSLHLHSNLAAVWDQHLYSSDPLYVPDDRVLVTETQVIRETLWLLSGVKKLFIFQLIDGKVTVRNNIIVTHLTHSCLRSVLEQIAAYGQVVFRLQQFIDEVMGHSSESMLPGSGSVPKKSTEAPFRTYQAFMWALYKYFISFKEELAEIEKCIINNDATITLAIVVDKLAPRLAQLKVLHKVFSTGVAEVPPDTRNVVRASHLLNTLYKAILEYDDVGEASEQTVSLLFSLWVETVRPYLQTVDEWIVHGHLWDGAREFIIQRNKNVPVNHRDFWYATYTLYSVSEKTENEEKMSDNASASSGSDQGPSSRQHTMVSFLKPVLKQIIMAGKSMQLLKNLQCAESTTCQAGARDAERKSLYTLFLESVQSRLRHGEDSTPQVLTEQQATKENLMKMQSIAERHLELDDVHDPLLAINFARMYLEQSDFHEKFAGGDVCVDRSSESVTCQTFELTLRSCLYPHIDKQYLDCCGNLMQTLKKDYRLVEYLQAMRNFFLMEGGDTMYDFYTSIFDKIREKETWQNVSFLNVQLQEAVGQRYPEDSSRLSISFENVDTAKKKLPVHILDGLTLSYKVPWPVDIVISLECQKIYNQVFLLLLQIKWAKYSLDVLLFGELVSTAEKPRLQEGLVREQDTVAQFGPQKEPVRQQIHRMFLLRVKLMHFVNSLHNYIMTRILHSTGLEFQHQVEEAKDLDQLIKIHYRYLSTIHDRCLLREKVSFVKEAIMKVLNLALMFADGWQAGLGTWRMESIEKMESDFKNCHMFLVTILNKAVCRGSFPHLESLALSLMAGMEQS from the exons CAGATGAGCCAGATGACCGAAGCTGGCTGGAACATCATGTGGTCCATCAGTATTGGACAGCCAGGCCCTCCCAGTTTCCTCATAGTTTACATTTGCACTCCAATTTAGCTGCTGTCTG GGACCAGCACTTGTACAGCAGTGATCCATTGTATGTTCCAGATGACAGGGTTTTGGTTACTGAGACTCAGGTTATTCGGGAAACCCTATG GTTACTTTCAGGAGTGAAAAAGCTCTTTATATTTCAGTTGatagatgggaaggtaactgtgAGAAACAATATTATAGTAACTCATTTAACACAT AGCTGTTTACGATCTGTGCTGGAACAAATAGCAGCATATGGCCAGGTTGTGTTTCGACTCCAGCAGTTCATTGATGAAGTCATGGGACACAGTTCCGAGAGCATGCTGCCTGGAAGTGGGTCTGTTCCTAAGAAGTCAACTGAAGCCCCCTTTAGAACCTACCAGGCTTTCATGTGGGCCCTGTACAAatatttcattagtttcaaagaggAACTTGCAGAAATCGAGAAGTGCATCATCAATAATG ATGCTACAATAACTCTTGCAATAGTGGTGGACAAGTTGGCACCTCGATTGGCTCAGCTCAAGGTTCTGCACAAAGTGTTTAGTACTGGAGTAGCAGAAGTTCCACCTGATACTCGAAATGTTGTCCGGGCCTCTCACCTGCTCAACACCCTGTACAAGGCCATTCTTGAATATGACGATGTTGGAGAAGCCTCTGAGCAAACC GTCTCCCTGCTGTTCTCTCTCTGGGTGGAAACAGTACGGCCTTACCTGCAGACGGTGGACGAGTGGATCGTGCATGGGCACCTGTGGGATGGCGCCAGGGAGTTCATCATCCAGAG aaacaaaaatgttcCAGTTAATCACAGAGACTTCTGGTATGCAACTTACACGCTATATAGTGTatcagaaaagacagaaaatgaagaaaaaatgagtGATAATGCTAGTGCGAGTTCCGGCAGTGACCAGGGGCCCTCCAGCAGGCAGCACACCATGGTGTCCTTCCTCAAACCTGTCCTGAAGCAGATCATAATGGCTGGCAAGTCGATGCAGCTGCTGAAGAACCTGCAGTGTGCGGAGAGCACCACCTGCCAGGCAGGAGCCAGAG atgcagaaagaaaaagtttatacACTCTCTTTCTGGAATCTGTACAGTCCCGTCTTCGACATGGAGAAGATTCCACTCCACAGGTTCTTACTGAGCAACAGGCAACCAAGGAGAACCTAATGAAGATGCAGTCCATTGCTGAAAGGCATCTTGAACTGGATGATGTTCATGATCCACTGCTTGCCATTAACTTTGCAAG GATGTATTTGGAGCAGAGTGACTTTCACGAGAAGTTTGCTGGTGGTGATGTATGTGTGGATAGATCATCGGAATCTGTGACATGCCAGACTTTTGAGTTAACGCTGAGATCCTGCCTCTATCCTCATATTGACAAGCAGTATCTAGATTGCTGTGGAAATCTCATGCAAACTCTAAAAAAAGATTACAG GTTGGTAGAATACTTGCAAGCCATGAGAAATTTTTTCTTAATGGAAGGAGGAGATACCATGTATGACTTCTACACATCCATTTttgataaaataagagaaaaggaaacatggCAGAATGTGTCTTTTCTTAATGTCCAACTCCAAGAAGCCGTAGGACAGCGTTATCCTGAGGACAGTTCACG tcTATCTATATCTTTTGAAAATGTTGACACAGCTAAGAAGAAACTGCCTGTTCATATCTTAGACGGTCTGACCCTCAGCTACAAG GTCCCATGGCCCGTGGACATTGTTATAAGTTTGGAATGTCAAAAAATTTATAATCAAGTGTttcttctcttactgcaaataaagTGGGCAAAATATAGTCTGGATGTTTTACTTTTTGGTG AACTGGTTAGTACTGCGGAAAAACCACGACTTCAAGAAGGCCTTGTACGTGAACAAGACACAGTTGCTCAGTTCGGACCACAAAAAGAACCAGTAAGACAGCAGATTCATCGCATGTTCCTCTTAAGAGTGAAGCTCATGCATTTCGTGAACAGCTTGCACAACTACATCATGACCAGG ATTCTCCACAGTACAGGGCTGGAGTTTCAACATCAAGTCGAGGAAGCCAAGGATTTAGATCAGTTGATTAAAATTCACTATAGGTATCTGTCAACCATCCATGACCGGTGTCTGCTGAGAGAAAAG GTCAGCTTTGTGAAAGAAGCTATCATGAAGGTGTTGAACTTGGCCCTCATGTTTGCAGACGGTTGGCAGGCAGGCCTGGGCACTTGGCG AATGGAATCTATAGAGAAAATGGAGTctgattttaaaaactgccaTATGTTTCTTGTAACCATTTTAAACAAAGCCGTCTGTAgaggatcctttccccatt tGGAATCTCTAGCGCTGTCACTCATGGCTGGCATGGAACAAAGTTAA